The DNA window TATGTGtcattttaaataattgtatttgttttacgACATTTTAAGTATTTGTGTCTTTTAATCGTTTTGTGTAAGTTTTAATAATTTGTCTtttgttatttgttttatgccatttAAATGGTATTGTCTTTTATTTTAGGTCATTTTAAATCTTTTTGTACTTGTGTTGTTTTgtgtaatttaaaaatatatatattttttgtcattttaaatgATTTTGTCTTATTTATTCTAAATTATTGTGTCTTTTGTTAGTAGTTTAGTGTAATATAAAATTATTTTGTcttttgtttaatttcatttgaaattattttgtcctttatttatatgtttttttgttgtgtttggtataattttaaattattttgtctttagttatttgttttatgtcactttaaattattttgtcttaaaaaaaatgtattttatgtcattctaaATGATTGTGTCTTTTGTTAGTAGTTTAGTgtaattttaaattgttttgtcttttgttttattttatttattttaaatgattttgtcctttatttttttaatcattttttgtttcatgctTTTGTTTTTTCTTACGTGTTTGGtataattttaaattattttgtctGTAGTTATTTGTTTGATgaaatcttaatttttttttttttttgttatctgtTTTGTCATTTTAAATCATGTCTTATTTATTTCATGTAATTTTAAATGTTTCATCTTATGTTATTTGTTTTATGTAACTTTAAATAATTTAGTCTTTGAtttatttaatgtaatttttttttttactttgtgttatgtcattttaaatgttttgtatatttgttttgtgtcattttgaattattttgtCCTTTGTTATGTGttttgtttaattgtaatttgtttCATAAAAGTGTTTTGCGCTTCCACTTATGAAATGCgacatggccaattatgcaaattagacaatGACGTCATCCTTGTCAGCATAGTATCTAGTGTACTTGGGTTGGTTTGTAGCCTGTTTATGGGACTAACTAACGCTAGCCCtcagtggtaaaaaatgaaggGGGTGATGGTGACGTCAAGTGCGCCACCTTGTGGTCACACTGAGGAGTTGCATGGAAGGAAAAGGAAGGTCTCACCGGGTGGATGTCCAGGAGGGTCTGGTGATCGTCCTTGTTGGGCTTCATGCCAAACACGCCTTGGACAAACTTGGGGTCTCCCTGGTAGAAGTGTGGCGAGGACATGATGATGGGCGCCCCTGAGCAAGGCACAAGACAATCCCCGTCACCACAACAAGCAGGCAAGTGTTTGACTCGTGTTTGTTTTTGTAtatccacccttcttgagacatcaacaaggaaaagttccgtccatatgaggaccgggggAACAAGCTAGGACATAAaacaattgcatctaatagagaatgtctcatttgcaccccctggtggtgaaatctattaaaaTTAGAATGGTCCcaaaaaaagagggattttttcaaattgactgtgtgtcggttttaaaagtgctccccctctggttaccatatgaaataaaaagtgtgtgtaaaaatttgaagtgcgcaGCCTCTGACTAAAATCAataacaaacccccccccccaaaaaaaacgtatatagacatactgtaataatgaagtaaataatgaagattaaaaaacaatcacctataatacattattttattctcaacgtgtcggcttttttcttataaaatccggaacaatttctcatattctttccatttctgtaatattgcaatattttctcgtgatatttttactttttttaaatgtaaaattaagactttaatgcaaaatggtgacatttttcatctaaaattctaacttttatcgcaacattgccaattgttttttgttgttataaaatagtgacacttttggagtaaaattatgactttttggtcataattttgcgaagtaaaattctgattgctttatgatattgccaaaatgtttaagttttcttacgAAATAATAacgtttgtcataattttgccaagtaaaattttggTTATTATGACTTTGGTCGAGTAAAgttgcgactcttttcataaaattgctaaaatgttaagcttttctagtaaaattgcgactgttattgagtaaaattccaacttccaacataatattgcgcaaatcttccgtttttcttgtaaaattttgattattataattatattgccaacatttttatgttttcttataaaattatgatttgtcatatttttgcaaagtaaaatttCAGATTAATATTatgatattgccaaaatgttacagttttcttataaaattgtgactttttgtcAAGTAAAGTTACCACTCTTcagaaaattgccaaaatgtaaagCTTTTCTGGAAAAATTGCGACTTTGGTCGAGTAaagttacgactcttttcataaaattgctaaaatgttaagcttttctagtaaaattgcatctgttattgagtaaaattccaacttccaacataatattgcacaaatgttccgtttttcttgtaaaatttattattattattatattattgccaacattttaaagttttcttataaaattatgacttgtcatatttctgccaagtaaaatttccgattattatgatattgccaaaattttagttttcctataaaattgtgacttttgtcatatttttgccaagtaaaattcagattattattatgatattgccaaaatgttcaagttttcttataaaattgtgacttttgttgagtaaagttATGACTcatcataaaattgccaaaatgttcagcttttctgttaaaattgcgaccgttattgagtaaaattccaacttccaacataatattgcacaaattatccgtttttcttgtaaaattgtgacttgcatcgagtaaaatgacgacttttattataatactgccaatattctaagttttttttgtgaaattccaactcatttttcacaacaagctttttttatatttgcatggtatgtatatattattaatgttgcaaatactaatctttataaatctagaaagggtggtcctaacgaggtcggcatttttcggaggtctcaagaaagtaagaaatacgtgtgtgtgtgtgtgtgtgtgtgtgtgtgtgaggtcacCTTGCTTGCACGGACTCACGTTGAGCACACCTGAGCCCAGGCAGTTGGAGGCGGGGACACAGAAGCCCGCGTTGGCCGGGTTGACGGTGTGGTTGGCGAACACCTGGCTGGGGGGGGAGAAGCGATAGGCGGGGATGCCTTTCACTGCCACGTCCTCCTCAAACACGGCGTAAATAGACCTGGGGGGCAGGCGGCATGATGGGAAACACTTCACTGACTCAGactcaaaaaaatgtgtttcacaAACTAAACAAAATATTTCACTaactaaaaaatgtttcacaaactacaGAAATTGTTTTACAAACTGAGAAAAAATATTTCATAaactgaaatttttttttccacaaactcCAAATGTTTCAGAAACTGAAAAAAACAACGTTTCACACACTTTTCACTGTTTCACAAACTatgaaaaatgtttcacaaatgactcacgaaaaaacattttcttcaagttaatacttttgtcactttttttCTCACTTTTTGTTCCACATGCGCATTTTTTGTTTCTTAAACGGAGAAACCTTGGCTCGtttgtaaaacatgttttatattgtgaaacatttttttcagtttgtgaaaaaatgttttgagTTTCTGAAACAAttgagtttgtgaaaaaaaaaatttagtttgtGAAACAGTTTTGATTTTGTGTaacacatttttgagtttgtgaaaacatttttgagtttgcgAAAAAAAATATTTCGGTTTGTGAATATTTTTGTTGAGttagtgaaacatttttgagtttgtgaaacatttttttgagtttgtagaacatttttgagtttgttgaaAACATTTTGGAGTTTGAAATTTTTTTTGGAgtatgtgaaacatttttgagttttcgaaacttttttttgactttgtgaacatttgtttgaatttgtggaacatttttgaccttgtgaaacttttttgagtttgtaaaacatttttttaagtttgtgaaacattgtttttagtttgtgaaacattattttgagtttgtgaaacatttttttgagtttgttaaACAATTTGGAGTGTTTGTcaaacaattttgagtttttgtaacattttttgagtttgtgaaacaatttgaaatgtttgaAACATTCTTTTGAGTTTGCGAAACATATTTttaagtttgtgaaacatttttgagtttgtgaaacatttttttgagtttgtaaaacatttttgagtttgtgaaacattatcttgagtttgtgaaacattttggaGTTCGTGAaacattattttgagtttttgaaacattattttgagtttgtaaaacatgtgtttgtgaaacaattttaagtgttttaaacattattttgagttaaacaaacatatttttgagtttgtgaaaaacattttttagtttttgaaacatttttaagtttgtgaaacaattttgagtttgtggaacatttttgaatttgtgtaacatttttgagtttgtgaaagatttttttgagtttgttaaACAATTTGGAGTGTTTGTCAAACAATTTGGAgtttttgtaacatttttttcgagtttgtgaaacaatttgaaatgtttgaAACATTCTTTTGAGTTTGCGAAACATATTTttaagtttgtgaaacatttttgagtttgtgaaacattatcttgagtttgtgaaacatttttgagtttgtaaaacattttgGAGTTCGTGAaacattattttgagtttttgaaacattattttgagtttgtaaaacatgtgtttgtgaaacaattttacattattttgagttaacaaaacatatttttgagtttgtgaaaaacattttttagtttttgaaacatttttaagtttgtgaaacaattttgagtttgtggaacattttggaatttgtgtaacatttttgagtttgtgaaagatttttttgagtttgtgaaagattttttttagtttgtgaaacaattttgagtttgtgaaactatTTTGATTTTGTGTaacattttttggagtttgtgaaacattttttggagtttgtaaaacatttttttgagtttgtgaaacaattttgagTGTTTGTGAAACAATTTTAAGTGTTTGAAACATTTTTATGAGTTTGTGAAacctttttgagtttgtgaaatacatcttttagtttgtgaaacatttttaagTTGGGTAAACAATTTGGAGtgtttgtgaaacaattttgagTGTTTGTGAAACAATTTCAAGTGTTTGAAACATTTTTATGAGTTTGTGAAacctttttgagtttgtgaaaaacATCTTTTAGTTTGTGAAACAGTTTTAAGTTTGGTAAACAATTTGGAGTGTTTATGAAacaattttgagtttgtgaaacattttttgtgttAGTGAAGCAATTTGGAGTGTTTgtgaaacaatttgaaatgtttgaAACATTCTTTTGAGTTTGCGAAACATCTTTGAGTTTGTGAAAAAACACTTTTtagtttgtaaaacatttttaagtttgagaaacatttttgagtttgtaaaacatttttgagtttgtgaaaaacatttttgagtttgtgaaaaacatttttgagtttgtgaaacaatttttttagtttgtgaaacaattttgagTTTGTCAAACAATTTTAAGTTTGTGTAGTCTCATCATAGTAGATATTTCCTCACAGTTTGGCGTCCTGCTAATGTGAAAACATTTGTTTCGGTCTGTTTTTCACTTTTTGTTGATATATGCAAATAGACATCTGTAGACGTCGATCCTAGTCGTGCCATGTCTAAAATAATTTCTGTGTAGTGCTCCAAAGACATTTTAGCCAGAGCCACAAGTAATTGTCaccgcttttactttgaaaaaatgacTGTAAATGGaacaaaaaaacatctgtttTGTTATGTCTTTCCTTTTCTGTTTTCAGGGGATTTTCATTTGTGTTATATTAAATATAACATGATTAATCAAACCGATTTttacatggaaatatatatataaaaaacatttagGTAAACCTGTcattttttgcttttttaaagtCAATTTATGAATTCAATTAGCaaaacaaataattgttttaaagtAGCACATATCGTGTACATTTAAGTTCCATGCAGGTGTTGAAAACTGACTTTAGAGCAGTTTCAGCACCTAACTTGAACTCATTTGAATAATAATTCATCTCATAAGCAGACTTGTCTCCTGAATGACTTGGAAACTGTCAACCAGAGCCAttgttgtgtgaaaatatgttgattgttgtatgcaataacaaatgtttcacaCTGGAGGATGCAACACACCTGCAGAGGTCCGAGGAGAACATGTAGAGCGTTTCATGCTTCGTGATGACGGGATGGAAGGACGCCCCGTTGGTGCCGTTGATCATGTTGCACTCCTCGCTCGTCCACCAATTTAGTGAGCTGCATGTGACACGCAGGAGGAAATATGAATTCATGGAAAAACGACTTTATTCACCCACATTTAAACggataataataaaaggctttGAACGATTTGAAATATAATAATGACTTAAAGAGGAACTGAACTTTTGTTTTGGTTTTGCacgtcattcacaatccttattgtaaatcctaaataaatgcgagcaagagtcagctaacaatagagGTAGTAGGAGTCGCTCTAAAAAACCCATCacagttttatatacacactgtaagtatatatgtagtatctagtaacattcataacaacatgtaatatttatatattttcatcATTTGAAGCATTACACAGCATAGCAACATTTGAAACAAGACTATTAATCATAGCAGAcatgactactttgggacaaatgatgacccagaaacttctatttttgagtcggaatataaggaggatgatctgcAAGTTTTAGAAAccaaacagatgcagctttagtcaaacacgaAGCATCATGTTGCAGTGTTGCAAgggctaaacaagaaatacaaacataataaaacaaccacttactgtacaatgtctgctctcactgggatgaaaactgatgggatgtttatatcttcccctttacatcaacaattTATCATCATCCGTACCACAAACAAGTGtttcttttcgtgtctttctggcCATCTCTGGGTCTAGGTTGGATGTCAATGTAGACCAACTTGAGGTTTTCATGCCCACAACCATctattatccaggtgagaggcatgacttATCATCGAGAATTAACtatcaccaactcagaggccatgcagcagctcaatatgtcaatatagcagcacgaGCTAGTTCGCtttactaaaagtagttcctcggcgttagcgcttataatagcgatatcactaataataataatatccatccattttctaccgcttattcccttaaggggtcgcggggggcgctggtgtctatctcagctacaatcgggtggaaggcggggtacaccctggacaagtcgccacctcatatcactaataataataataatatccacccatacattttctaccgcttattccctttggcgtcgcGGGGTGCGCAGtctgtacccagccttccgcccgattgtagctgagataggctccagcgccccctaagtcaataagcggtagaaaatggatggatatcattattattattataatagattttatttgtaaaaaaacactttacattgagtaaataaCATCAAAGTGctacaatgtattaaaaaaaagaaaagagatgataaaaacaaaaactacaacCGCCTAATAGCTACAAGTAGTATGCATCTatctaaaaaaaggcatttttttttaaaaagaagggtttttaagccttttttaaaagcattcacagtctgtggtgccctcagtcGGTCAGGGAGAGCCTTCCACCGAAAGCAGAAAGCCCGGTAGCTTTGTCctcagaggttggaggaggttagcctgtccggagcggaggtgtcgtgtggaggattttgggggtgagtagttattTGATGTATATAAACAACTAATATTtgtttagatagattagattagatagtactttatttattccgtcaggagagttccttcaggacaattacaattttcagcacaatcccattcaagatcagacaaacattacatggtatgtaaatggagtactgttggatgtttttttagagcagtggttctgaaatggggctaggcgtacccctggaggtacttgaaggtatgccaaggggtacgtgagattttttttttaatattctaaaaatagcaacaattcaaaaatcctttataaatataattattgaataatatgaatgtaagttcataaactgtgaaaagtgaagtgaattatatttatatagcgcttttctctagtgactcaaagcgctttacataatgaaacccaatatctaagttacatttaaaccagtgtgggtggcactgggagcaggtgggtaaagtgtcttgcccaaggacacaacggcagtgactaggatggcagaagcggggattgaacctgcaaccctcaagttgctggcacggtcgctttaccaaccgagcaataccgccccaaaagaaatgcaaaaatgcaatattcagtgttgacagctagattttttgaagACATCTTCCATTAATTTTGATgtgaaagatttctttttttgtgaagaaatgtttacaattaagttagttaatccagatggatctctattacaatccccaaagagggcactttaagttgatgattacttctatgtgtagaaatctttatttataattgaatcacttgtttatttttcaacaagtttttagttattttatatctttttttcccaaatacttcaagaaaaaacactacaaatgagcaatattttgccctgttatacaatttaataagtcagaaactgatgacatagtgctgtatttcacttctttatgtctttttttcaaccaaaaatgctttgctctgattagggggtacttgaattaaaaaatgttcacagggggtacatcactgaaaaaaggttgagaaccactgttttagaggacTTCATGGGCGCAATATGTACTCCTATTAGCTGCGTTGTTAGCCGCctcctacttgccatattttacgacttagaatctgttcttgtcttacataaggactgAAAtgattcccaaaaaagtgcatcaAAGCTCACGTGATTGAGCTGTCTTGCTGATTGGATCAATCGGGTATCATCAAGTTTACAATCGGACCAATCAAGCATCTCGTTTACCTTTGATTGTTCCACGTGTCCACCCGGGCAAAGTCCTTGTAGTCCTGCTGGCCGGTGAAGAAGACGTAGCGACCGTCACTGGAAGCGTTGCTCTGCGATCAAACCGCGGCGTTAGTTCTGGCGATATCAACCTGGTGTGTGGGTGTGCGTGAACCTTGGAGAAGAGTCCAAAAACGGGATCCACATCGGGTTGGAACACGTGGACAGCCTGGAGCAGCGGGTCCAGGTAGCCCCACAGGAGCTGTCCCACTGTCCTGGTGGTGAACAGACCCTCCTGCTTGTCCCTCATGAAGTCCGAGATCAGGCGGGCAAAGAAAGGCTGGTCCTTGAAGCGCTCCATCACCGTCTGTGGTGCAGGGAGGACAGAAACAGGCGGTGAGGTGCACAAATGAGCTGGGGGGGGGCGTGTACTCACCATGGCGGGGATGCTGACAGTCCGGATCAGGTCAGTCTGCAGACCTCGGGACATGTTGGCCTGGAATATGTAGGTCTTAGTGTTGACGGCTGCTACGGTGGTGCCGTTAGCGTCAAAGCTCACTTCCTCCATTGGCCGGTACTCCCTGCGTTTAAAGAAATTCATGACAACACCTTTCTCCTTCAAGACCGACATGTTGCTTCTCTTCCCCTACAcctcaataaatacagtttttttttctatcaagtgCTCATCCAGAATTTTCAGCAGCTGCTACAGAACGAAGCGGGAGTTGatctaaaacagtgtttttcaaccaatgtgccgtgagatacagtccggtgtgcctaatttcacctatttgggttaaaaatatttttttgcaaaccagtaattatagtctgcaaatgatgtgttgttattgagtgtctgtgctgtctagagttcgGCAGAGTGACGGTGTAGTACTCttgcatatcagtaggtggcagccggtagctgatttctttgtagatgtgggaaacagcgggaggcagggtgcaggtattgattgattgattgattgatacttttattagtagattgcacagttccgtacaattgaccactaaatggtaacacccgaataagtttttcaacttgtttaagtcggggtccacgttaatcaattcatggtataaatatatactatcaacataatacagtcatcacacatgttaatcatcatcgtacattgaattatttacattatttacaatccggggggtgggatgaggagctttggttgatatcagaacttcagtcatcaacaattgcatcaacagagaaatgtggacattgaaacagtgtaggtcttattcagtaggatatgtacagccagcagagaacatagtgagttcagatagcataagaacaagtatatacattagaagtacatttgagttgtttataatccggggagatgggatgtgaatggaggagggtattagtaaagtgttgaagttgcctggaggtgttgttttagagcggttttgaaggaatataagagatgcacttacttttatacctgttgcgagtgcattccacattgatgtggcatagaaagagaatgagttaagacctttgttggatcggaatctgggtttaacgtggtttgtggagctccccctggtgttgtggttatggtggtcatttacgttaaggaagtagtttgacatgtacttcggtatcaaggaggtgtagcggattttatagaccaggctcagtgcaagttgttttactctgtcctccaccctgagccagcccactttggagaagtgggttggattgaggtgtgatctggggtggaggtctaaaagtaactggactagctcattctgggatgtttggagacTAGATTTgaaggttttggaggtgctggggtaccaggaggtgcaagcgtaatcaaagAATGGTTGAACGAGAGtacccgctagaatcctcaaggtgcttttgttgaccagagaggagattctgtaaaggaatctcgttctttggttgacctttttgatcaccttggttgccattttatcacaggaaagattagcctctagaatggaacctaggtaggtgatctcatccttcctggtgataacaatgtcacccgcttttatagtgaagtcactgacctgcttaagtttgatatgggacccaaataggatggattccgttttacctaagtgtatggatagcttgttgtcagcgagccaggtgcaaatattgaggagttcagcactgaggatttgttccacctgtgacttgtccttgccggataccagcagggccgagtcatccgcaaacaggaacaattcacaatggcatgctgatggcatgtcatttacgtaaaAAGGTGTCGAAtgcttaaaggccaactgaaagccactactaccgaccacgcagtctgatagtttgtatatcaatgatgaaatcttaacattgcaacacatgccaatacggccggtttagtttactaaattgaaattttaaatttcgcgcaaattatcctgctgaaaacctcGCGGTATgaagacgcgtgcgcgtgacgtcacggattgcagCGGATATTTTGatcaagcaccgatcccagctataagttgtctgctttaatcgcataactacacagtattctggacatgtgcgttgctgaatcttttgcaatttgttcaattaataatggagacgtcaaagaagaaagatgtaggtgggaagcggtgtactgcggccgcctttagccacacaaacacagccggtgtttccttgtttacattcccgaaagatgacggtgaagctttactatggaacagagcggtcaagcgaacatggttccctaccacatgtcaaccggcaggtttcgctgagaaaatggtggtaataagtcggctcttaccgtaggtATAAGCGGAGAGCTTGgtcattcctcctgcagctgcggactctcttgcctcctcccaccggccgcccttGACCGTCGGATACAGGTAAGACCacataatcccactaaaacactagtaacacaataagcagatatgggattttccagaattatcctagtaaatgtgtctattaacatctgaatcgttcccactgcccttgtcttttttttttttttctagtcctttactctcactttcctcatccaggaatatttcatcctcgctcaaattaatggggaaattgtcgctttctcggtccgaatcgctctcgctgctggcggccatgattgtaaacaatgtgaggatgtgaggagctccacaacccgtgacatcacgcgcacatcgtctgctacttccggtacaggcaaggcttttttattagcgaccaaaagttgcgaactttattgtcgatgttctctactaaatcctttcagcaaaaatacggcaatatcacgaaatgatcaagtatgacacatagaatggacctgctatccccgtttaaataagaaaatctcattatagtaggcctttaaacccaaaaataaacaaaaggtgagtgccccttagaaaaggcattgaagcttaggaaaggctgtgcagaacgaaactaaaactgaactggctacaaagtcaacaaaaacagaatgctggacgacagcaaagacttactgtggagcaaagacgatgtacatccgaacatgacatgacaatcgacaatgtccccacaaagaaggataaaaaccacagaaatattcttgattgctaaaacaaagtagatgtgggaaaatatcgctcaaaggaag is part of the Nerophis ophidion isolate RoL-2023_Sa linkage group LG08, RoL_Noph_v1.0, whole genome shotgun sequence genome and encodes:
- the scarb2c gene encoding lysosome membrane protein 2c; its protein translation is MLKPCVVYATGFFSFVFLVVGISLALTNVFPGLVQSEAKREVVLRNGTVAFDAWENPPAPIYMQFYFFNLTNPLEVLDGERPAVVEIGPYTYREYRPMEEVSFDANGTTVAAVNTKTYIFQANMSRGLQTDLIRTVSIPAMTVMERFKDQPFFARLISDFMRDKQEGLFTTRTVGQLLWGYLDPLLQAVHVFQPDVDPVFGLFSKSNASSDGRYVFFTGQQDYKDFARVDTWNNQSSLNWWTSEECNMINGTNGASFHPVITKHETLYMFSSDLCRSIYAVFEEDVAVKGIPAYRFSPPSQVFANHTVNPANAGFCVPASNCLGSGVLNVSPCKQGAPIIMSSPHFYQGDPKFVQGVFGMKPNKDDHQTLLDIHPLTGTILQAAKRLQVNVYVQQIPTFTQTGNVSTVILPVLYLNESVLIDDVSVKKVAAAVLQQNLVINIPFMLIGVAILLGAVFMLLVCRQKIPESTAAERQPLLAS